A single region of the Prevotella sp. HUN102 genome encodes:
- a CDS encoding DUF6706 family protein, whose translation MTNLEAIYCEVKPYCTDEYELEFEKALLSACKRAGVTAGIKDEYTPDNERLIALAAIFTLQKYITLTSEKEGEYSQSYNEKLKDRILFLCNSNGIDASEFVPDAVITLSHASNMF comes from the coding sequence ATGACAAATTTAGAGGCTATATATTGCGAGGTTAAACCATATTGTACAGATGAGTATGAGCTTGAGTTTGAAAAAGCATTGTTATCTGCTTGCAAAAGAGCAGGGGTAACAGCTGGCATAAAGGACGAATATACGCCCGATAATGAGCGTTTAATTGCACTGGCTGCCATATTCACACTCCAAAAGTATATTACTCTAACCTCCGAGAAAGAGGGCGAATACTCGCAAAGCTATAACGAAAAGCTCAAAGATAGGATTTTATTCCTCTGCAACAGCAACGGTATAGATGCCTCCGAGTTTGTCCCCGATGCAGTTATTACGCTCTCACACGCTTCTAATATGTTTTAA